ATTCCCCTTGCTCGAAAAGATGGCATTGGGCGCGATCGCGCATCAGATGATCGCATAAAACTAGAGCCACCATCGCTTCTACCATCGGCACCGCCCGGGGTAGGACACAAGGGTCATGACGTCCTTTTGCCGCGAGTTCTGTCGCTTCACCACTACGGGTAACGGTTTCCTGGGCTTTCCCAATCGTCGAGGTGGGTTTAAAGGCAGCCCGGAGGATAATCGTTTCCCCATTACTGAGACCGCCTTGGATGCCGCCGGAATAGTTGCTCCGCGTGCGAATTTTCCCGGTTTCATCGGTATAAAAGGGATCATTGTGTTCACTACCGAGGAGTAAGGTCCCAGAAAAGCCCGAACCAATTTCAAAGCCTTTACTCGCGGGCAGAGACATCACCCCTTTCGCTAAATCGGCTTCTAATTTGTCAAAAACCGGTTCCCCCAGTCCTTTCGGGACATTTCTCACCACACACTCAACCACCCCACCAATGGAATCTTTTTCCCGTCGAATTTGGTCAATCAGATCAATCATCTGCTGGGCGCATTCCTCATGAGGACAGCGGACAATAGTGGCTTCGACGTCTTCCCGAGTCACCGTATTGGGATCAATGGGGGCTTCTAAATCTTTAATGCGTTTAACGTAGCCGACAATTTCCACTCCCGCCCATTGCTTAAGAATCTTTTGGGCAATTGCCCCGGCTGCCACTCGTCCAATGGTTTCTCGCGCCGAAGAGCGTCCCCCACCTTGCCAGTTGCGAAAGCCGTACTTGGCATCATAGGTGGCATCAGCATGGGACGGGCGATAGGTGGTTGCCATTTCGCTGTAATCTTGGGGGCGGGTATCTTGATTCGGAACCAAAATCGCGATCGGTGTTCCGGTGGTTTTCCCTTGAAAGACCCCCGAAAGAATTTGACAGGTATCGGTTTCTTTACGAGGGGTTGTAATTTTACTTTGTCCGGGTCGCCGGCGGTCTAACTCCACTTGGATTTCCTCAGCCGACAGGGGAAGTTGCGGGGGACACCCATCAATGACGACACCCACACCCCCACCATGTGATTCACCAAAGGTACTGATCCGAAAAAGTTGTCCGAAGATGCTACCCATAAAATTTGTACTGTAATTGTGATGAATAAGGCGATAGAGTACCTATTCTACCAAGTTTGACGAGCCCTCAGCGGTCGCGGAACTCTACCACATTCTCTTTGATTACCACGTCATAACGACTAAAGAAGTTTTGTCCCAATAACCCTGTGGATAATGCTGGAGAAATCACCACAACTACATCTTTAGCCTCTGCACCTGCAGCATTAATCGAGTTGACTCGTCCAGCAGGAAACTTAACGCCTCTCTGACTCGGTGTATTGGCAACAATTATTCCTTCTTGTTGAATCCCTAATTGCTTAGCAATTTTATCCGGCAATAAAGTGGCACTTGCCCCGGTATCCACCATCATTTCAACGGTGGGTTGATTGTTAAAGCTCACTTCAATAATGGGAATTCCCGCTTGGCGACGTTTAATCGGTGCTCGAAAGACCCCAGGCGTGGTCGCAGTCGCAGTCCGATTTTCACATAAACCGTTGAGATCAACCGGACGACCATTACTGTCAAGCATATAACAGCCTTGGTGTTCTTGAGCCTGACTAGGATAAGGAAAGAAAGAAAGTCCGAGGCAAAAGGTCAGGAGGGTTAATTGTCGCTTCATGCTTCTTTTCGGGATTTAAGTAAACATTGTTCTAATATAGCGGTTTATCTTCCTGATTGTGTCCAAAATTTTCGTAATTTAAATTATTCTTTTTTTTGATCTAGACTTAAAAATAATTATGATTTAATCAGTTCTTCTGTCTTATTCCGTCCCAGGGCTGCTCTCATTATTCAGTCCACTGCAACGGGTTTATTAGGCGGAAACTTTCGGGATATCCACCCTGTGTGGAGCAAAAAGCAGAAACTTTCGGGATACTTACCCTACTTAATATTTTGTGATTAAAATTATTTTAAAGAGGTGATTAGAGCAGAAATCGCCGACATTAAATGTATAAAAGACTCGCTGTTGCTCAGTTGCAATTACTAACTGCTGTTCAGCAGTGTAGCCGGTAGTAAGCATTTCTCCGACACTGGTTATACTATTTCTGAAAACGATTGCTACAAATTGAACCACAGAGTCACAGAGAACACAGAGAATGGAAGCACTGGGACTGTCACTTCCAACCTGAGAGATGGTATTACATCCACACTCCTAGATCTCAGGGCATTGAGGAATCTTCGATCCATTGCATCTACATCAATTAGTAGCCGAATGTCGCTCATGCAGAATAGTTGGGATTAGCAAGTTGTTTTTCAAAGGGAGAAGGGAATCATCAATAAATAATCATCAACTGGATTCTTCAAACAGTGATGGGAAATCACGATGACCACTGACAACTCTCAAGATTTCAATGCCATCATCAAGAATTCTATAAAAAATGATGAACCCTTCTAAAGAGATTCCTCGGAGTCCAGGTCGGATTTCTGTGTAGCTTTTACCGCTGTTTGGAAAAGCGACAAG
This DNA window, taken from Cyanobacteria bacterium GSL.Bin1, encodes the following:
- the aroC gene encoding chorismate synthase, which gives rise to MGSIFGQLFRISTFGESHGGGVGVVIDGCPPQLPLSAEEIQVELDRRRPGQSKITTPRKETDTCQILSGVFQGKTTGTPIAILVPNQDTRPQDYSEMATTYRPSHADATYDAKYGFRNWQGGGRSSARETIGRVAAGAIAQKILKQWAGVEIVGYVKRIKDLEAPIDPNTVTREDVEATIVRCPHEECAQQMIDLIDQIRREKDSIGGVVECVVRNVPKGLGEPVFDKLEADLAKGVMSLPASKGFEIGSGFSGTLLLGSEHNDPFYTDETGKIRTRSNYSGGIQGGLSNGETIILRAAFKPTSTIGKAQETVTRSGEATELAAKGRHDPCVLPRAVPMVEAMVALVLCDHLMRDRAQCHLFEQGE